The window AAATAGGAAGGGAGGATGGGCAGATCCTCCAGCCTCCAGGAATGATATTTCTGATCATAAGCCTCCGGGTCCGCCAGGGTTACCAGGTGGCCCAAGGCCCAGGTAACAATATATTGATCTCCTTCAAAATAGCCATTGCCCTTTTTACCGCAGTTTAGCACCCTGGCTAAATCCCTTGCCACCGAGGGCTTTTCAGCCAGCACCAATGTTTTATTCATCCATTAATAATCCCCTTAAGTCCCGCAGAAAAGCTTCTCCTCCGGGGCATTTTCATTTACCTTACGAGAAAAATTTACCCTCATGAGTATTTCCATATATTATCACGATAAAGCCCGGTCAACAAGAGAAAGCACCGCTAAGCAAAGTAGCATTTTATTTTATTTTCCATAAAATGTTAATAAAAGCGAAAAAGGTGATTCTTTTGAATTACGAAGGTTTAACGGGCAGAGTCATAACACCCTGTGATCCCGAATATGCACTGGCCAGGCAGGAGTGGAACAAGGCCATCGACACATTCCCCAGGGCCATTGTATACTGCCGTAACGCCCAAGACGTAGCCAACGCCATCTGTTGGTCAAGAAAACATTGCATCCCGCTGCGCGTCCGCTCCGGAGCCCATCATTATGAGGGCTATTCCAGCGGTACGGGCACCTTGGTCATTGACACCAGCTTAATGAACCATATAAAAGTAGATACCTGCCAAAATACCGTGACCGTTGAGGCGGGAACCCGCTTAAAGGACTTATACCAAACACTGTCTGCATGCGGCTATGCCTTTGCAGGAGGAACCTGCCCCACGGTGGGTATCTCCGGACTGGTTTTAGGGGGGGGAATCGGGCTATCCACCCGTTATTTGGGGCTGACAGCAGATAATTTAATTGAAGCAACCATGATTGACGCCAACGGAAACCAATTAACTGTCAATCAAAATTGCAACCGGGATTTATTTTGGGCTCTAAGGGGAGCTGGCGGAGGAAATTTTGGCGTGGTGGTATCTTATCAGTTTAAAATAGAAGCAGTAAAGAAAATTACACTGATCCAATTACGCTGGGAAAATAAACCGGCCAGATTGGCCTTTTTAGAGGTATGGCAGGAATGGTTAAAGGGTTTGGACAGAAGAATCAGCGGCTTTGGAGGAATTTATAAAAAGAGTGCCTATTTAAACTCGTTCTTTTATGGAACCCCGGCAGAAGCTAAGGAAATATTGGCGCCCTTCTTGAGCATCCCCGGCTTAACACTTCGTACCATTGAATGTGTCGATTTTATCGATGCGGTTAATATCATCGGAGCGCGTTATGAACGGTCGGCCTTTCAGTCCCCGGGCGGGTTTGTGTTCAGGGATTTTTCCCGGGAGGAGCTTGAGAAGTTCATTCAGATCATGGATCAGGCCCCTTCGGATACCACTTCACGCCTAGCCGTATATTCCCTGGGTGGAGCGGTGAGGGATATTCCGGAGACCGGTACGGCTTTCTTCTATCGGTCGGCAAACTATATCATGGCCGTTTCATCGGAGTGGCAAAATAAATCCGCCGCCCCGGCTCATCAGGCCTGGGTAGCCGAGGGTTTTAAATATTTAAAAACTCTTACCTGCGGTTCCTATGTTAACTTCCCCTATAACCGGCTGAAGGATTACCAGGAAGCTTACTTTGGCGAATACGTAGAAATTTTGCAGTATATAAAAAGAAAATATGACCCCGAAAATATCTTCTGTTTCCCTCAGAGTATAAAACCTGCCGAGAGCGTCCGGAATGACTTAAAATCCTTTCCCTTTGAAGCAGAGTAGGCTTGCCGCTCTTTAGTAAATGGCAACCACCCGGATTTGCCGCCTTAGTTCATCCATGACAGCGCAATTTATTTTACCGGTTTCCGCCTCCATGGCATTGGCTATGCCGCAGGCACAGGCAAACCGCAGTGAGTCCTCCAGACTCATTTTGTTTGTAACGGCATGGGCAAAACCTGCAATCATGGCATCCCCGGAGCCCACCGGGTTGCGGCAGCTTATTTCAGGGACGGAGGCTTTATAGGCCCCCTGGGCGTTTAAGTAAATGGCTCCTTCCGCACCCAGAGAGACAACCACGTTCTCCGCTCCGGCCTGATGAAGGGCCAGGGCCTGTTCCACCAGTTCCTTTTCCCCGGCGCATGCTTTACCGCATAAGTCCTCCAGCTCCGCTCGGTTGGGCTTGATCAAAAAGGGCCGGTGGGCAATGGCCTTTTTCAGCGCGGCTCCGCTGGTATCCAGAATAAACTTTATTTTCTTTTCATGGGCCTTGCGGATTAACAGGCAGTAATAATCCTCCGGCAGTCCCCGGGGCAAACTGCCGGAAGCACAGATTACCGTTGCGTCCTTTAATAAATGGACATACCGCTCCATAAACTCCGCCGCATATTTCTGCCCAATCTCCGGCCCGGCCTCTAATATTTCGGTTTGCACCGGACCCTCGGACAGGATGGCAATGCAGGTTCTGGTTTCCTGGTCGATCTGAACAAATCGGTTATCAATGTCCAGCTTCTTCAATTCACCGGCAATGAATTCCCCGCTGCCGCCCCCTAAAAATCC is drawn from Desulforamulus ruminis DSM 2154 and contains these coding sequences:
- the pfkB gene encoding 1-phosphofructokinase — translated: MITTITLNPAVDVRYNLDYFALDQSHRCADYQKTAGGKGLNVSRVLKILGHEIQATGFLGGGSGEFIAGELKKLDIDNRFVQIDQETRTCIAILSEGPVQTEILEAGPEIGQKYAAEFMERYVHLLKDATVICASGSLPRGLPEDYYCLLIRKAHEKKIKFILDTSGAALKKAIAHRPFLIKPNRAELEDLCGKACAGEKELVEQALALHQAGAENVVVSLGAEGAIYLNAQGAYKASVPEISCRNPVGSGDAMIAGFAHAVTNKMSLEDSLRFACACGIANAMEAETGKINCAVMDELRRQIRVVAIY
- a CDS encoding FAD-binding oxidoreductase; amino-acid sequence: MLIKAKKVILLNYEGLTGRVITPCDPEYALARQEWNKAIDTFPRAIVYCRNAQDVANAICWSRKHCIPLRVRSGAHHYEGYSSGTGTLVIDTSLMNHIKVDTCQNTVTVEAGTRLKDLYQTLSACGYAFAGGTCPTVGISGLVLGGGIGLSTRYLGLTADNLIEATMIDANGNQLTVNQNCNRDLFWALRGAGGGNFGVVVSYQFKIEAVKKITLIQLRWENKPARLAFLEVWQEWLKGLDRRISGFGGIYKKSAYLNSFFYGTPAEAKEILAPFLSIPGLTLRTIECVDFIDAVNIIGARYERSAFQSPGGFVFRDFSREELEKFIQIMDQAPSDTTSRLAVYSLGGAVRDIPETGTAFFYRSANYIMAVSSEWQNKSAAPAHQAWVAEGFKYLKTLTCGSYVNFPYNRLKDYQEAYFGEYVEILQYIKRKYDPENIFCFPQSIKPAESVRNDLKSFPFEAE